From the genome of Pelmatolapia mariae isolate MD_Pm_ZW linkage group LG12, Pm_UMD_F_2, whole genome shotgun sequence, one region includes:
- the LOC134638349 gene encoding E3 ubiquitin-protein ligase TRIM35-like, giving the protein MAEKHALFENFLSCHVCSETFKDPVSLSCNHSFCSSCLQQFWEQAKKKNCPICKRKSSKGKPGVNFALKELADSFVGRHKGGSSETLKEKKVLELVCNKHQKESKLFCVDEQRAVCPVCEFPHHQSHKVVPVEEAVSDLKEQLKSDLKSLQDKRNKYKQVEETYNEMREHMKKQLLSTERQIRAEFNKLQQFLKEEEESRLAALREEEEQKGRTISREMKMIEEQISSLSDSISAVEEELQKHSVPFLSSYKDTQSRARAQSSVSDPQLVSGALIDVAKHLGNLSFRVWEKMKEKVHFSPVILDPNTANPRLYLSDDLTSVRCGDTKQQLPDNPERYSNYPEVFGSEGFSSGKHSWEVEVGDHPCWFLGVIKESVDKNQQSVSPKDGVWCLLHRSGTYNNGNQPLQVKKSLQRIRVQLDYDRGKVSFYDPEDMTHIYTHRDTFTEKIFPYFYIGNMGEAKTSHIKICKTQVPQTSVV; this is encoded by the coding sequence ATGGCTGAGAAGCATGCACTGTTTGAAAATTTCCTGAGCTGCCATGTGTGTTCAGAGACTTTCAAAGatcctgtgtctctgagctgcaaCCACAGCTTCTGTTCAAGCTGCCTGCAACAATTCTGGGAAcaagctaaaaagaaaaattgtcctatttgtaaaagaaaatcttcGAAAGGAAAGCCCGGGGTGAACTTTGCTCTCAAAGAACTTGCTGACTCTTTTGTTGGAAGACATAAAGGTGGATCATCTGAGAcactaaaagaaaagaaggtGTTGGAACTGGTTTGTAATAAACATCAAAAAGAATCTAAACTATTCTGTGTGGATGAGCAGAGAGCTGTGTGTCCTGTGTGTGAGTTTCCTCACCACCAAAGTCACAAAGTGGTTCCTGTAGAAGAAGCAGTCAGTGACctgaaggagcagctgaaatctGACTTAAAGTCTCTGCAGGACAAGaggaacaaatacaaacaagtgGAGGAAACATACAATGAAATGAGGGAACAcatgaagaagcagctgttgtccacagagaggcagatcagagcagagttcaacaagctccagcagttcctgaaagaggaagaggagtccagactggcagctctgagggaggaagaggagcagaaggggAGGACTATCAGCAGAGAGATGAAGATGATTGAGGAGCAGATCTCCTCTCTGTCAGACAGCATCTCTGCTGTTGAAgaagagctgcagaaacacagcgtGCCATTCCTCAGCAGTTATAAAGACACTCAGAGCAGAGCCAGAGCCCAGAGCTCAGTGTCAGATCCACAGCTGGTCTCAGGAGCACTGATAGATgtggccaaacacctgggcaacctgtccttcagagtgtgggagaagatgaaggagaaggtCCACTTCAGTCCTgtcattctggacccaaacactgcaaaccCCCGTCTCTATCTGTCTGATGATCTGACCAGCGTGAGATGTGGAGACACAaagcagcagcttcctgataatccagagagaTACTCTAATTATCCTGAAGTTTTTGGCTCTGAGGGCTTCAGCTCAGGGAAACATAgctgggaggtggaggtgggagaCCATCCTTGCTGGTTTTTAGGTGTAATTAAAGAATCAGTAGACAAGAACCAACAGTCTGTTTCACCAAAAGATGGAGTCTGGTGTTTACTGCACCGCAGTGGAACATATAACAATGGTAATCAGCCTCTACAAGTGAAGAAGAgtctccagaggatcagagtccAGCTGGACTATGACAGGGGGAAGGTGTCCTTCTATGACCCTGAAGACATGACTCACATCTACACTCACAGAGACACTTTCACTGAGAAAATCTTCCCATATTTTTATATTGGAAACATGGGAGAAGCCAAAACCTCTCATATCAAAATCTGTAAGACTCAGGTTCCGCAGACCAGTGTGGTCTGA